One Rouxiella sp. S1S-2 genomic window, TACCTGCGTATTTGTCATCTGAACAACTGCGCAACCGGTGTAGCAACTCAGGACGAAAAACTGCGTCGCAACCACTACCACGGCCTGCCTGAGCGCGTGACAAACTACTTCAAGTTTATCACTCAGGAAACCCGCGAAATCATGGCCGAGCTGGGCGTCAGCCAGTTGGTTGACCTGATCGGTCGTACCGATCTGCTGGTTGAGCTTGACGGTTTCACGGCAAAACAGAACAAACTGGACCTGTCTCCTCTGCTGGTCACGGCAACGCCACATCCGGGCAAAGCCGTTTACTGCACGGAGAGCAATCCGTCGTTCGATAAAGGTCAGTTGAACAAAGACATTCTCGAGCAGGCTGCGCCGCACATCGAAGCCAGACAAAGTAAGGCGTTCTATTTCGACATTCGCAACACCGACCGTTCAGTAGGTGCGCTGCTGTCAGGTGCCATTGCCGAGAAACACGGTGACCAAGGGATGTCGGCCGATCCGGTCCGCATCAACTTTAACGGCACCGCGGGTCAAAGCTTTGGCGTGTGGAATGCGGGCGGCGTTGATTTAATGCTGACCGGCGACGCCAACGACTACGTGGGCAAAGGCATGGCCGGCGGACGCATCGCGATCCGTCCTCCAATTGGTTCGGCCTTCCGCAGCCACGAAGCCAGCATTGTCGGCAATACCTGCTTGTACGGCGCAACCGGCGGCAAGATGTTTGCAGCAGGCCGCGCGGGTGAGCGTTTTGCAGTTCGTAACTCCGGTGCAATCACCGTGGTTGAAGGGATTGGCGATAACGGCTGTGAATACATGACCGGCGGCATTGTCTGCGTGCTGGGCCGTACCGGCGTTAACTTCGGTGCAGGTATGACCGGTGGTTTTGCTTATGTTCTCGACGAAGACGGCGAGTTCCGCAAGCGCGTCAACCCTGAGCTGGTCGAAGTGCTCGAGGTTGAAGATTTGGCAATCCATGAAGAGCATCTGCGCGGTTTAATCACCGAGCACGTACAGTTGACCGCGTCGACCCGTGGTGAAGAGATTTTGGCGAACTGGCCTGAATGGGCGCCTAAATTTGCCCTGGTAAAACCAAAGTCCAGTGATGTTAAAGCATTGTTGGGTCACCGTAGTCGTTCCGCAGCCGAGCTGCGGGTACAAGCGCAGTAAGAGGTTAAGATGAGTCAAAACGTTTATCAATTTGTCGACTTACAGCGTGTTGATCCGCCAAAGAAGCCGCTTAAGATCCGTAAAATTGAGTTTGTGGAAATTTACGAGCCGTTCTCGGCCACTCAGGCTGCATCGCAGGCAGACCGCTGTCTGTCCTGTGGTAACCCTTACTGCGAGTGGAAATGCCCGGTGCATAACTACATCCCTAACTGGCTGAAACTGGCCAATGAGGGGCGCATTATGGAAGCCGCAGACCTTGCGCACCAGACCAACAGTCTGCCAGAAGTCTGTGGGCGCGTTTGCCCGCAGGATCGCCTGTGCGAAGGTTCATGTACTTTGAACGACGAGTTTGGTGCCGTGACCATCGGCAACATCGAGCGCTATATCAATGATAAAGCGATTGAGATGGGTTGGCGTCCGAATATGTCGCACGTGCACCCTACCGGCAAGCGTGTGGCCATTATCGGCGCAGGTCCGGCAGGCCTTGCCTGTGCCGACGTACTGACCCGCAACGGCGTGAAGGCGGTAGTCTTTGACCGTCATCCGGAAATCGGCGGTCTGCTGACCTTCGGCATTCCTTCGTTCAAGCTGGAAAAATCAGTGATGACTAAGCGTCGCGAAATCTTCACCGAAATGGGTATCGAGTTCAAACTCAATATCGAAGTCGGTAAAGACGTGACCATGGACGCGCTGCTGGCCGAATACGACGCGGTATTCCTCGGCGTGGGCACTTATCAGTCGATGCGTGGTGGGCTAGAAAATGAAGATGCGCCGGGTGTTTACGACGCTCTGCCGTTCCTGATTGCCAACACCAAGCAGCTGATGAAATTTGAAGCACAGCCGCACGAGCCTTACGTCAGCATGGAGCACAAGCGCGTCGTGGTTCTGGGCGGCGGTGATACGGCGATGGACTGTGTGCGCACTTCAATTCGCCAAGGTGCGACGGAAGTAACCTGTGCCTATCGTCGTGACGAAGAAAATATGCCTGGCTCACGCCGTGAAGTGAAGAATGCCCGCGAGGAAGGCGTTGAGTTTAAATTCAACCTGCAGCCGCTGAGCATTGAGCTTAACGATTCTGGCCGCGTATCCGGCGTCAGAATGGCACGTACCGAGTTGGGTGCACCTGATGCACACGGCCGTCGTCGCGCCGAAATCGTTGCCGGTTCCGAGCACGTGATGGACGCTGACGCCGTGGTTATGGCATTTGGTTTCCGTCCGCACAAGATGGAATGGTTGGCTGCTCACGACGTTGAGCTAGACAGTCAGGGCCGCATTGTGGCGCCAGAAGGCAGTGACAACGCGTTCCAGACCAGCAACCCGAAAATCTTCGCCGGTGGCGATGCGGTTCGCGGATCTGACCTGGTTGTTACCGCAATTGCAGAAGGCCGTAAAGCCGCTGATGGCATTATGTGCTTCCTGGAAGTCTAAGATTTCACGGGTAACTTATTTACGGCGGTTTTTGTGATCAAACACCGCCGTTTACTCACTTCCGCTATTAAAATTCCTTTCATAGACTCCTTGGGTAATCCAGTGGCTGGCCTCTTACATTATTCACGTAGTAAAAAACCAGCAGATTATCCGCTTAATAAAACCTCATAGAATTCAGCCGCATAAAATTACAAGCCCGTTATTGCACAAAAAACAACCATTTATTTACACAAGCTTACGTGAAAAACCGCTAGTTTTATTTCGTTTTCGACAATACAACTTTCGCTTTACAGATACATTGCCGATTAATTATCCAATAAACTTATATCAGGAATTAATTGTGAGCATTGAATCGAAAACGACTTTTCACACCGCACCGACCGAGTCTCTGACAATAGACCAGACTTCATCCACAAACACCGTCAAGGCTGTGGGCGCTAAAGACAGAGAATATCCCACCATTCCAGCCCAAGCGCTGAATAAACTGGCTAATGCCGTTAATGCTTCACATGATGTCGGTCATGACTGGACAAATGATGCTTTCATCGGTGCTCAGGCTGAACGCTGTTTCAACCTAAGCCCGCAGCTCGGGGAATATATTAACGACAAGACCGGTTTGCAGCTAACAGCATCCCGAAATAATACGCTAACCAGCCTTGTCGCCATGACGGGAAAAGCAGATTTTACAGAGTTTGAAAGTACCACTCTATTAAAGGAACTTACTGCATGTTTAATGGATGGGCTTGATAAAATAGGCGTTGACGAACCTTTCGCCGTGGGTGAAGAAGACACAATTAACACGCTAGAAAAAAAGTTTAACGAAACGATCACTGGGTGCAGAGCCGATATTAATAATGCTGCGGTTAAAACTCAATCAGATCTTGAAGTCAGCATTGACGATATCGAAATGCTTGAGGAATTCCGTAAGTTAAAAGGCAGGAACGATGAGCATCTGGTAGTAGACAGAGAAATATTGAAGGTATGTAAAGAAGAATTGTTTGGATTAGCCGAAAAAGAAGGGGTGACTCAAAAAGCTGCCTTTTTAGTAATGACCCTATGTGAAAACGTGGTGGAAATGGAGTTGCCAAAAGGCAGTTATTATAAAATGGCGATAAATGAGGCCATTGACAGGTTATCAGGGTTAGCTGACGCCCTAGTGTATGTAGATAGCGTATTAGCGGAATCAGATGATTTTTTCAACAAAGGGCAAGATAGCGAAAATAGCAGTTTATCCGACAATTTAAGGACTGCAGAAGAGGGGCTTAAAAGTGCCCTTACAAAAATAAAAGATACACCAAAAGCATTAAACAACGTTTCTGACCATAAATGGAAGCAAGACTTCCAATTTAAAACTTGCGGAAATAATTATAATCTTGAATACAGACTTAAGCCCGTTAAAGAAGTCCTTGAGGAGAAAATAAAACGCCTTGCGACAGACCTTTCCGGGGAGAAAGCAAGACTGGGTAAGCATGCCCTAGCACTCTCCACATTGGAAAACAATACAAAAAGCCCACAGATTAAAAGCGCAGCGACTGCCTTGGCTAACGTCGTGAAACTTGCACAACAAGCGGTGGCAACCCTATTCTCCAATCCCGAACAGATAGCGTGTCTCAAGGCAACTATTTCAGCGCTGAATGAGCTTTGTAATAAA contains:
- a CDS encoding glutamate synthase small subunit yields the protein MSQNVYQFVDLQRVDPPKKPLKIRKIEFVEIYEPFSATQAASQADRCLSCGNPYCEWKCPVHNYIPNWLKLANEGRIMEAADLAHQTNSLPEVCGRVCPQDRLCEGSCTLNDEFGAVTIGNIERYINDKAIEMGWRPNMSHVHPTGKRVAIIGAGPAGLACADVLTRNGVKAVVFDRHPEIGGLLTFGIPSFKLEKSVMTKRREIFTEMGIEFKLNIEVGKDVTMDALLAEYDAVFLGVGTYQSMRGGLENEDAPGVYDALPFLIANTKQLMKFEAQPHEPYVSMEHKRVVVLGGGDTAMDCVRTSIRQGATEVTCAYRRDEENMPGSRREVKNAREEGVEFKFNLQPLSIELNDSGRVSGVRMARTELGAPDAHGRRRAEIVAGSEHVMDADAVVMAFGFRPHKMEWLAAHDVELDSQGRIVAPEGSDNAFQTSNPKIFAGGDAVRGSDLVVTAIAEGRKAADGIMCFLEV